The Pan paniscus chromosome 3, NHGRI_mPanPan1-v2.0_pri, whole genome shotgun sequence genome includes a window with the following:
- the NUDT6 gene encoding nucleoside diphosphate-linked moiety X motif 6 isoform X2 translates to MWKFPGGLSEPEEDIGDTAVREVFEETGIKSEFRSILSIRQQHTNPGAFGKSDMYIICRLKPYSFTINFCQEECLRCEWMDLNDLAKTENTTPITSRVARLLLYGYREGFDKIDLTVEELPAVHTGLFYKLYHKELPENYKTMKGID, encoded by the coding sequence GAGACACAGCGGTTCGAGAAGTTTTTGAAGAGACTGGTATAAAATCAGAATTCAGGTCCATCCTGAGTATTCGGCAACAGCACACAAATCCTGGAGCTTTTGGGAAGTCAGATATGTATATCATCTGCCGCCTAAAGCCATATTCATTCACCATAAATTTTTGCCAGGAAGAATGCTTAAGATGTGAGTGGATGGATCTCAATGACCTGGCGAAGACTGAAAATACAACTCCCATCACCAGCAGAGTTGCTAGGCTGCTGCTGTATGGGTACAGAGAAGGGTTTGACAAAATTGACCTGACTGTGGAAGAACTTCCAGCAGTTCACACAGGACTGTTTTATAAACTCTATCACAAGGAACTGCCAGAGAATTATAAAACTATGAAAGGAATTGATTAA